From the genome of Denticeps clupeoides chromosome 17, fDenClu1.1, whole genome shotgun sequence:
AGTCAGAAAGGGAGGGATGGAGCAAATACCTTCACAGCATGAAAACAACTACAGCATCTAACAGTAATCATCTGTCACAGTTCCTCTGGTCTGGTTCAATCACTCATCTCCTCTAATGCCTCCTCCTCAATCTCCCTCCCTATCTCCTCAAGTTGCACTGTTTTCTTCTGCCCTTTTTTCTCTGTCATCTTTTCATCTTCCTTCTCTGCCTGTGCGTACCATGGTCTGGAGGCAGCACCATCACAGGTTCTCCCTCCTCTCCTGTATCCTCCCCTTCCAGCTCTGACTAATCCCCATCCCTGGGGTTGGCCCTCAGTAGGCCCTCCATCTTGCACCCCTCGTGTCTGATCTAACTCTTTAGCGCTGAGGCCTGGCATACGAACTGGGACTGTATTACCAAATTTGGAGTAGTCTACACAATAACGTCCGTCCTCTTCAGTCATTATAGAAACAAAGCGTCTTCCCCAAAGGATCTCCTCTGGGGTGTATGATGTGCGTGCCTGCATGGTGATCCCAGTTGTCTCCACAACCCCTGTGGGACAAATATAtattactcacacacactctgacaccCACTTCAACTGATGACATGATATAAGCGAAAGCTGATGTGCAAAAAGTCTCATTCCTACCCTCAAGAATGACTATGATCTCCAGGTCTTCAGAAGGCAGGGACTGAGCAGAGACCTCGTAAAGAGGGCTGCCACGCTCGACTGTGTGGCTGACAATCAGTGGCGATACCAGGAAGATTCCATTGCTCCTGAGGGGGTTCTCAACCTGAATGTCCAGCTGGCAGACTGGGATCACCTCCCCTTCAGATGTGACTGTTCTTCGTATCACCTGAGACCACAGAGAAATAGATTTGTGagtgctacaaaaaaaaattatcttctTCAAAACATCTTGCCAGTAGAtcaaaaaaagacataaacCATTTTTACCTGTAACTGTATGGTAGCGGAGATGATCATGCTTTTTCTCAAGTCACCCACACGGAACATGAAAGTCGGCCGCCCGTTCCGAGGTGCTACTACAGCATTGCGTGAAAATATCAGCGTCTCGGCCCGGCGATTGGCCTGAGCCGTCTTCATGAAAACACAGCCCAGCATTACAGCATTGATAATCAAGCCAAGAATGTTCTGAATTATCAGCACAGTGATGGCAAGTGGACACTCCTCAGTCACCATCCGACCACCAAATCCAATGGTCACCTAAAAAAATGAGATTAGAGGAAATTTTATCCTAAATAGGACGATAACAAATTCTGCCAAACATCATCATGTTCAGCATATGAATCATACCTGAACCTCAATGGAGAACAAAAATGCCGAGGTGAAGGAGTGAATGGCAGTTACACAAGGAACGGGTTCATCCCCATTCGGGTCCCGAGGTTCTAGATCACCATGAGCAAAGGCCAGAAGCCACCACACCATAGCAAAAAGCATCCATGAGCAGAGGAATGCTGAGGTGAAGATCAGTAGAGAGTGCTGCCATTTCAGGTCCACCATAGTTGTGAAAACATCCTGCAGAAACCTTCCCTGAAAAGTCAAAGAGCTTAAATATTATTTCTTCTGTCAGTCTGTGTTGTGCCAAAAGAGTTTCGGAGTTAAAATATTATGTACTGTCAAAATGTTATGACtgtaatttttgtgtttttctcattctatagaaaaaaaaaacaagattttcatTAACAATAAAGTGACTGCACACTTCCACAGTTCAGAGGAGCACGGTAAAACAGCGGGAAACAAAATATACCAACCTGTTCCCTTATATTCTTGTGAGCCACATTACAAGAGCCGCTTTTTGTGATGAAGCGGGCTCTCTGCGATTTGGATCGGAACCGGTTCGGCTGGGCAGCATCCTCCGCCAGGCGGGTCAGAAGGAATCCGTCCGGTAAAAGACCTTTTCGGGCCAACATCCTTGCAACTTCAAGTCTTCAGAGCTCAGGATACTTCAAACAGCACAAGAAAAACATTAACGGGACCAATATGAGTTTAAATCCGGCTGAAATAAAGTGGACGTGAACATAGGTGACCGTAGATGCTCATCCACCTCCCTCCTGGAGCCGAGCGAGCCTTGGCGAGACGTAAACCTGCGAAGAGAACTACACCTTATTTATTAAACTGCAGGGATTCATGAAGGAAGCTATTGTCggagttttgttttttctaaTCCACACTCAAAATCTACCATGAACGCAGTCATTCAAAACGATGACGTATGTCCTTCATTGACCCTGCGTGTTTTCCCCTCAAACAAACCTTTCCACGTATAGAAAACGGACAGAAGCCGAATTCTGGCTTTTTGGGTGTTGCGACGTCGTACATCTTCACGCCGTGTGCTAGCTGTGAGCTAACTAGCTAACAGATACAGACGAGTGTAgtgtaaatattgcaaatattttccaccgcataaaaaaacattattcaatATTAATTTACCTGAGGTAACACATTGACCAACGGGATGGATGAGCATCACTCAGAGACAGGAGGACAAATATATCCCACAATTCCTCCTGTTTTGTTCACTCGGTAGTTCCGGCTCTTTTCCTGATCCGGATCTTGCGACTCAGTTCAAGTACGAAGTGGCCACGGGCTTAATATTATCATATCACTCATTATCAAATCTCTCATACAGATTCCATTATACAACTTGATTATGTAGTCgtttaaaaaaagtaatctaTGTCAGGACACTATGCATTGTTCGTTGCTCAACGAAACGAACGGCTCGAAGACTCGTTTggtgtcttcttcttctgtggtGCGTTTGTGTAGGTAAAGTTCTCCTGAAGCAGAAGGAGGAccgtgtgattttttttgtgttccaagTATTGCTGTGTTACTGCGGACGAGGGACAAATGTCCTCGGGAGCGAGTTAATCCCTTCTCCCCTCTTATATAACCGCTGTCAGCGTGTTTTAGGGACGTCAAGATAAAATGGCTGAACCGTGGAACCGAGGTAATGACACGTAGATGTGTCGTCGTGTGCGTTAATCACGCGACGTGTAGAGAGACGGACTGATGAAGATCGTCTAGGGGAGAGTGTAATTTGCTCGTTTTTTTGCTCCTCTGGCAGGACAGGCTCACGGCGCTGTAGATGACATGCTGGACGCGGAGAATAAGCTTTTGGCGGAGAACTTGGCGAGCAAAGTATCCAGATTAAAATCAGTACGCACTGTTCTCTTTTTAACTGTAGAACTGTTTTAAAGTACAACTATACTTCCACAGATACTGACttgttttattgtctttgttCTAGCTGGCTTACGACATTGACAGAGAAGCTGAAGAACAAAATACTTACCTGGATGGCATGGTTCGTGTCTTTATTTCAATCATGTAGGGAAATTTTCCCGTTTGTGGATTAAtcctgaaaagtgaagtgaagggattgtgaaacactgcagcacagcacacagtgacacaacaaaatgtgtcctctgctttaaccatcacccttggtgagcagtgggcagccaggacaggcacccggtgagcagcgtgtggggactg
Proteins encoded in this window:
- the kcnj11l gene encoding potassium inwardly rectifying channel subfamily J member 11, like yields the protein MLARKGLLPDGFLLTRLAEDAAQPNRFRSKSQRARFITKSGSCNVAHKNIREQGRFLQDVFTTMVDLKWQHSLLIFTSAFLCSWMLFAMVWWLLAFAHGDLEPRDPNGDEPVPCVTAIHSFTSAFLFSIEVQVTIGFGGRMVTEECPLAITVLIIQNILGLIINAVMLGCVFMKTAQANRRAETLIFSRNAVVAPRNGRPTFMFRVGDLRKSMIISATIQLQVIRRTVTSEGEVIPVCQLDIQVENPLRSNGIFLVSPLIVSHTVERGSPLYEVSAQSLPSEDLEIIVILEGVVETTGITMQARTSYTPEEILWGRRFVSIMTEEDGRYCVDYSKFGNTVPVRMPGLSAKELDQTRGVQDGGPTEGQPQGWGLVRAGRGGYRRGGRTCDGAASRPWYAQAEKEDEKMTEKKGQKKTVQLEEIGREIEEEALEEMSD
- the bet1l gene encoding BET1-like protein isoform X1, yielding MSGHYALFVAQRNERLEDSFGVFFFCGQAHGAVDDMLDAENKLLAENLASKVSRLKSLAYDIDREAEEQNTYLDGMDSNFLSATGLLTGSVKRFSTMVRSGRDNRKILCYVSVGVVFLFFLLYYLIWRIQN
- the bet1l gene encoding BET1-like protein isoform X2 produces the protein MAEPWNRGQAHGAVDDMLDAENKLLAENLASKVSRLKSLAYDIDREAEEQNTYLDGMDSNFLSATGLLTGSVKRFSTMVRSGRDNRKILCYVSVGVVFLFFLLYYLIWRIQN